One region of Nitrospira sp. genomic DNA includes:
- the tsaE gene encoding tRNA (adenosine(37)-N6)-threonylcarbamoyltransferase complex ATPase subunit type 1 TsaE: MVLRSPQQTHRLGRCLGALLQGGEVLALFGELGAGKTSLVKGIADGLLAEPTDVSSPTFTLIHEYQGRLPLVHTDLYRLTAAQLEDTGLNDYLDGHTVTAIEWADRWGDDLPADRLDVHLSHRPPATRRAILTARGPAARRLLDALRARLSSDRPTRAARQTRVQLSRPRRAPH; encoded by the coding sequence ATGGTGCTTCGATCTCCACAACAGACACACCGCCTGGGCCGCTGCCTGGGCGCACTCCTCCAGGGCGGCGAAGTCCTCGCCCTGTTCGGTGAACTGGGAGCAGGCAAGACCTCGCTGGTCAAAGGCATCGCAGACGGACTGCTCGCCGAACCAACGGACGTGAGCAGCCCCACATTTACACTGATCCACGAATACCAAGGACGCCTTCCACTGGTCCACACCGATCTTTACCGGCTGACCGCCGCTCAACTCGAAGACACCGGTCTCAACGACTACTTAGACGGCCATACCGTCACGGCCATCGAATGGGCCGACCGATGGGGCGACGACCTTCCGGCGGACCGGCTCGATGTCCACTTGTCGCACCGCCCTCCGGCAACCCGCCGCGCAATTCTCACCGCCAGAGGCCCTGCGGCACGGCGTCTGCTGGACGCACTCCGCGCGCGCCTCTCCTCGGATCGCCCCACTAGAGCGGCTCGGCAAACCCGTGTACAATTGAGCCGGCCAAGGAGGGCCCCGCATTGA
- a CDS encoding pyridoxine 5'-phosphate synthase has translation MARLGVNIDHVATLRQARGGTDPDPLTAALLVELAGADGLVVHLREDRRHIQDRDLTMLREIVRTKLDLEMAADDAMAKIALSVKPDLVTLVPERRQELTTEGGLDVANHRDRIQKIVDLLRDGGIPTSLFVEPSLDQIKAAHKIGAAYVELHTGRYSNAKRSKEEDEEFEAITQAAKLAYKLGLGVNAGHGLTYKNVKRLAKLPEIVEFNIGHSIIARSVMVGLVQAVREMKELIA, from the coding sequence ATGGCTCGACTGGGTGTAAATATCGATCATGTAGCGACACTCCGGCAGGCGCGCGGAGGGACCGATCCTGACCCGCTGACCGCAGCCCTTCTTGTGGAATTAGCCGGGGCGGATGGCCTGGTCGTGCATCTGCGGGAAGACCGCCGGCATATTCAAGATCGAGACCTCACCATGCTGCGGGAAATCGTGCGAACCAAACTGGACCTGGAGATGGCCGCCGACGACGCCATGGCCAAGATCGCCCTGAGCGTGAAACCGGATCTGGTGACACTCGTCCCGGAACGCCGCCAAGAACTGACCACCGAAGGCGGCCTCGATGTCGCCAACCACCGCGATCGCATTCAGAAAATCGTCGATCTGCTCCGGGACGGAGGCATCCCAACAAGCCTGTTTGTCGAACCGAGCCTCGACCAAATCAAGGCGGCGCACAAAATCGGCGCAGCCTATGTCGAGTTACATACCGGCCGCTACTCCAACGCCAAGCGGTCGAAGGAGGAAGACGAGGAATTCGAAGCCATTACCCAGGCAGCCAAACTGGCCTACAAGCTCGGCCTCGGCGTGAACGCCGGGCATGGCTTGACCTACAAAAATGTGAAACGACTCGCCAAGTTGCCCGAGATTGTGGAATTCAACATCGGCCACAGCATCATCGCCCGATCCGTCATGGTCGGATTGGTCCAGGCGGTGCGCGAAATGAAAGAATTAATAGCCTAA
- a CDS encoding LapA family protein, with amino-acid sequence MIRLILVGTLLLLALSFFLQNQEQEVTLRYFFGLRSASILIYKPILAAFGVGLLVSGILLFPAWVRGRIELRRKTKALQEAEVDLERLRQALDKAARRVGTSSDIPAEGEPSDG; translated from the coding sequence TTGATCCGATTGATATTGGTGGGAACGCTGCTGCTACTCGCGCTGTCGTTTTTTTTGCAGAACCAGGAGCAGGAAGTCACTCTGCGGTATTTTTTCGGTCTTCGATCCGCCTCAATCCTGATCTATAAACCGATTCTGGCGGCCTTCGGCGTCGGGTTGTTAGTGTCCGGAATTCTGCTGTTTCCGGCCTGGGTGCGCGGCCGCATCGAACTTCGGCGAAAAACCAAGGCGCTGCAGGAGGCCGAGGTAGATCTGGAACGCCTCCGGCAGGCCCTCGACAAAGCCGCCCGTCGCGTGGGGACGTCTTCGGACATTCCGGCGGAGGGAGAGCCTTCCGATGGGTGA
- a CDS encoding threonine synthase: MIRWRGIIEEYRKFLPVTAQTPVITLGEGHTPLIRAARLAKKIAPGIDLYLKYEGMNPTGSFKDRGMTMAISKAVEGGARAVICASTGNTSASAAAYGARAGIAVYVLIPAGKIALGKLSQAMMHQATVIQVEGNFDQALTIVKELSATYPVELVNSLNPFRIEGQKTAAMEICDDLGDAPAMHVLPVGNAGNITAYWNGYREYRAANQTTRLPRMMGFQAAGAAPIVLGHIVEEPQTVATAIRIGNPASWQSALTAVKESSGAIDMVSDEEILHAYALVASEEGVFCEPASATSVAGVIKLSQAGQLKEGTTVVCTLTGHGLKDADTAIGISRQPQTVRATRDDVARLLHV, translated from the coding sequence ATGATTCGTTGGCGTGGGATCATCGAAGAATACCGGAAGTTCCTGCCGGTCACGGCCCAGACACCCGTGATCACGCTGGGCGAAGGCCATACTCCACTCATCCGCGCGGCGCGGCTTGCGAAGAAGATCGCTCCGGGGATTGATCTGTATCTGAAGTATGAAGGCATGAACCCCACCGGATCCTTCAAGGATCGCGGCATGACTATGGCGATTTCCAAGGCTGTCGAAGGGGGCGCGCGGGCGGTCATTTGCGCCTCCACCGGAAATACGTCTGCCTCCGCTGCCGCGTACGGGGCCAGGGCGGGTATTGCCGTGTACGTGCTCATTCCGGCCGGTAAGATCGCCCTGGGGAAATTGTCGCAGGCGATGATGCACCAGGCCACGGTCATTCAAGTCGAAGGGAATTTTGACCAGGCGTTGACCATCGTCAAAGAGCTGTCGGCCACGTATCCCGTTGAGTTGGTCAATTCTCTGAACCCCTTCCGGATCGAGGGGCAGAAAACGGCGGCCATGGAGATTTGCGACGATCTCGGCGATGCACCGGCTATGCATGTACTTCCTGTAGGGAATGCAGGTAATATCACCGCCTATTGGAACGGCTATCGGGAGTATCGTGCGGCCAATCAGACGACGCGGTTGCCTCGGATGATGGGATTTCAGGCCGCCGGTGCGGCGCCGATTGTCTTAGGCCATATCGTCGAAGAGCCACAGACGGTGGCTACGGCGATCCGAATCGGCAATCCGGCCAGTTGGCAATCGGCCCTCACGGCGGTGAAGGAGTCGTCCGGTGCCATCGATATGGTCTCCGATGAAGAAATTCTGCATGCCTATGCCCTGGTGGCCAGTGAGGAAGGCGTCTTTTGTGAACCAGCATCCGCTACGTCCGTGGCCGGTGTCATTAAGTTGAGTCAGGCCGGACAATTAAAAGAAGGTACCACGGTTGTGTGTACGTTGACCGGGCATGGTTTGAAGGATGCCGATACGGCGATCGGCATTTCACGACAGCCTCAAACAGTGAGAGCCACCCGCGATGATGTGGCCCGCCTCCTTCATGTCTGA
- the alaC gene encoding alanine transaminase, with translation MAIGDGFYRIKRLPPYVFAQVQTLKLEARQRGEDIIDFGMGNPDQPTPPHIVDKLIEASKKAKNHRYSASRGITKLRHAITGWYKRNYDVDLDPETEAIVTIGSKEGIAHLALATIGPGDVVLTPTPTYPIHMYSFIIAGGEVRGIELRQDSDFFDDLLRVYRQTLPRPRILVINFPHNPTTAVVDLEFFKKIVAFAKEHDVIVIHDLAYADIAFDGYKAPSFLQVPEAKDVGVEFYTLSKAYNMPGWRVGFCVGNREVVGALAKLKSYLDYGIFQPIQIASTVALNGPQDCVKEVVQRYQNRRNVLVNGLNRIGWPVALPRATMFVWARIPDPFRHMGSLEFSKLLLREAKVAVSPGIGFGEGGDEFVRFALVENEHRTRQALRGIRKVLNLDDQES, from the coding sequence ATGGCGATCGGCGACGGATTTTACCGCATTAAACGACTTCCCCCCTACGTATTTGCACAAGTACAAACCCTGAAACTTGAGGCGCGTCAGCGGGGCGAGGATATCATCGACTTCGGCATGGGCAATCCCGATCAGCCGACGCCGCCTCATATCGTCGACAAGTTGATCGAGGCGTCGAAGAAGGCCAAGAATCACCGTTATTCGGCCTCTCGCGGGATCACGAAGCTGCGTCATGCGATTACCGGTTGGTATAAGCGCAATTACGATGTGGATTTGGATCCCGAGACCGAAGCGATCGTGACGATCGGTTCCAAGGAAGGCATTGCCCACTTGGCGCTGGCCACGATCGGGCCAGGCGATGTGGTGCTGACGCCCACGCCCACCTATCCCATCCATATGTACAGTTTTATCATCGCCGGCGGGGAAGTGCGCGGGATTGAACTGCGGCAGGACAGCGATTTTTTCGACGACCTGTTGCGTGTCTATCGCCAAACCCTCCCGCGTCCGCGTATTCTCGTGATCAATTTCCCGCACAATCCGACGACCGCCGTGGTCGATCTTGAGTTTTTCAAGAAGATCGTCGCGTTTGCCAAGGAACACGACGTGATTGTGATTCATGACCTGGCCTATGCCGATATCGCGTTCGACGGCTATAAGGCGCCGAGTTTTCTACAGGTGCCGGAAGCGAAGGATGTGGGCGTGGAGTTTTATACCCTCTCCAAGGCCTACAACATGCCCGGCTGGAGAGTCGGATTCTGCGTCGGTAACCGCGAAGTAGTCGGCGCGCTCGCGAAGCTGAAGAGCTATCTCGACTACGGAATTTTTCAGCCGATTCAGATTGCCAGTACGGTGGCGTTGAATGGCCCACAGGACTGCGTCAAGGAAGTCGTGCAGCGGTATCAAAACCGTCGCAATGTGCTTGTGAACGGGCTGAATCGTATCGGCTGGCCGGTGGCACTACCCCGCGCGACCATGTTCGTCTGGGCTCGTATTCCGGACCCGTTCCGGCATATGGGATCGCTGGAGTTTTCGAAGCTGCTTCTTCGGGAAGCCAAGGTCGCGGTGTCGCCAGGAATCGGGTTCGGAGAGGGTGGAGATGAATTCGTGCGGTTTGCGCTGGTGGAAAATGAACATCGCACGCGGCAGGCTTTGCGCGGGATCCGCAAAGTGCTGAATTTGGATGACCAGGAATCATGA
- a CDS encoding NAD(P)H-hydrate dehydratase, producing the protein MIPIVTAEQMRALDQRTITEASVPSLTLMERAGAGVVTQLEARYAPLAEKSVIILCGKGNNGGDGFVVGRLLRRKQARVHILLLASPDDLSRDAKTMYQRFLRSAGKSAVTSPTDVEAIQRRLASGDILVDAILGTGLSTPVTGLYRDAIEAMTASGRPTVAVDLPSGLHADTGAVLGAAVRADLTVTFGLPKAGLYSGSGIDCAGTVRLVDIGIPASFVDSVGSRLMLLTDRAMRAALPPRRPSAHKGTYGHLGVIAGSVGKTGAAAMAALSALRIGTGLVTAAIPSSANDILEAKLLEVMTLPMPETKARTFARSGLERLLAFGGARDAVAIGPGLTTHPETVELVQEFVKRIDKPCVLDADALNALAGKSSLLTECKRPPIITPHPGEMARLEAEATTQSVNEDRLGTATRFARERGVFVILKGARTVIARPDGLAAICPTGNPGMATAGTGDVLTGMVGGLLAQGLAPWDAACAATYFHGLAGDLAAQHLGQAGMIASDLIQHIPHALAQTTHT; encoded by the coding sequence ATGATACCGATCGTAACCGCCGAGCAAATGCGAGCCCTGGATCAGCGGACCATCACGGAAGCCTCAGTGCCGTCCCTGACGCTGATGGAACGAGCCGGAGCGGGGGTCGTCACCCAACTCGAAGCCCGGTACGCCCCACTCGCCGAAAAATCGGTCATCATCCTCTGCGGCAAGGGGAATAACGGGGGAGACGGTTTTGTCGTCGGGCGGCTGTTACGACGAAAACAAGCCCGCGTCCACATCCTGCTGCTCGCGTCCCCCGACGATCTCAGTCGCGATGCAAAGACGATGTACCAGCGCTTTCTCCGGTCGGCAGGGAAATCGGCCGTCACAAGCCCTACTGACGTCGAGGCCATACAACGGCGGTTGGCGAGCGGCGATATTCTCGTCGATGCGATTCTAGGCACCGGCCTCTCCACCCCCGTCACCGGACTCTATCGTGATGCGATCGAGGCCATGACCGCCTCAGGCCGCCCGACCGTGGCCGTCGATCTTCCATCAGGCCTGCATGCCGATACCGGAGCGGTGCTGGGAGCCGCCGTACGCGCCGATCTCACGGTGACCTTCGGGTTACCGAAAGCAGGACTCTATAGTGGATCCGGCATCGATTGCGCCGGAACGGTTCGACTCGTGGATATTGGGATTCCCGCCTCGTTTGTCGACTCCGTCGGAAGTCGGCTGATGCTGCTGACCGATAGGGCCATGCGCGCGGCACTCCCCCCACGACGCCCCTCGGCACACAAAGGCACCTACGGCCACCTCGGCGTCATCGCCGGCTCGGTCGGCAAGACAGGCGCCGCGGCCATGGCAGCGCTCTCAGCCCTGCGCATCGGAACCGGCCTGGTGACGGCCGCGATCCCGTCGAGCGCCAATGATATTCTGGAAGCCAAACTCCTCGAAGTGATGACCCTCCCGATGCCGGAGACCAAAGCCCGGACCTTCGCGCGTTCCGGCTTGGAACGCTTGCTCGCGTTCGGCGGCGCCAGGGATGCCGTCGCGATCGGACCGGGCCTGACCACCCATCCTGAGACCGTCGAACTGGTGCAGGAATTCGTGAAGCGAATCGACAAGCCTTGCGTACTCGATGCCGATGCATTGAATGCATTGGCAGGAAAGTCCTCGCTACTGACCGAGTGCAAACGACCACCGATTATCACCCCTCATCCCGGCGAGATGGCCAGATTGGAAGCCGAGGCGACCACACAATCAGTCAATGAAGATCGTCTTGGCACGGCAACGAGATTTGCGCGGGAACGCGGCGTCTTTGTCATTCTCAAAGGGGCCCGCACGGTGATTGCGCGCCCGGATGGCCTGGCAGCCATCTGCCCGACCGGCAATCCCGGCATGGCCACCGCGGGAACCGGTGATGTCTTGACGGGCATGGTCGGCGGACTGCTCGCTCAAGGCTTGGCCCCTTGGGACGCTGCCTGTGCCGCAACCTACTTTCATGGTCTGGCCGGAGATTTGGCCGCCCAGCATCTCGGCCAAGCCGGCATGATTGCGAGTGATCTCATTCAGCACATCCCCCATGCCCTCGCGCAGACCACACACACCTAA
- the mutS gene encoding DNA mismatch repair protein MutS — translation MGDADGTPLMRQYRDIKQAYRDAILFFRVGDFYEMFQEDAVEASKLLSIALTSRDKSSETPIPLCGVPYHAATNYIAKLLRAGRTVALCEQVEDPKLAKGLVRREVVRLYTPGTLIDSEFLPSTESNVLAAVSVRLRSAGTGLKECSYGLATLEVSTGDYWLSEFHGPQAEAALRDELARLEPKELLFPEDLSPGKLQWTADLTGPRCCTQPATWFDQEQGRIALQEQFHVHSLEAFGCHLLTLGIQAGAAVLRYVRETQPSAPLDHIRPPRVRQDRDAMHLDSVTIRNLELVRPAGRAEESSNQSAYTLLGVLDRTVTAMGSRLLREWLLRPLVNSSAIEVRLTAVDELKRQIDARVRLRTALRTVQDISRLCSRMSLGVANPRDVLALKISVSSLPAIQSELSALDSPLIADLRSSWDNAQDLYELIEGAIEQEAPVSIRDGSILKSGFHPEVDELRKASREGKGWIAGLEAKERERTGVESLKIRYNQVFGYYIEVTKANLGNVPPDYIRKQTLVNAERFMTAELKELEERVTGADTKLTALEQALFEQIRTRLAAETSRLQEISRRLATLDVIAALAETAALNRYARPTVDEGDGLHIIQGRHPVVERLELSGGFIPNDTHLDLATSRLHILTGPNMAGKSTYLRQVALIALMAQMGSFVPATEAHIGLTDRIFTRVGASDNLAGGQSTFMVEMTESAHILNCATPRSLILLDEIGRGTSTYDGLSIAWAIAEYIQDPQRLGARTLFATHYHEMTQLESLREGITNYCVAVQERDGKVLFLRKIIRGGADRSYGIHVAQLAGLPEQVIHRAKTVLAQLESSSSSGRPVQENQQSLQFDATLPAPHPMLEEVRQMDLFSMTPLDALNRLAELQQRLLKE, via the coding sequence ATGGGTGACGCCGACGGCACACCATTGATGCGGCAATACCGCGACATCAAGCAGGCCTATCGCGATGCCATCCTCTTTTTCCGTGTCGGCGATTTCTATGAAATGTTCCAGGAAGACGCGGTGGAGGCGAGCAAGCTTCTCTCCATTGCGCTGACATCTCGCGATAAATCCAGCGAGACCCCCATCCCGCTCTGCGGTGTCCCCTATCACGCCGCCACCAATTACATCGCGAAACTCCTCCGTGCGGGACGAACCGTCGCCCTGTGCGAGCAGGTCGAAGATCCCAAACTCGCCAAGGGTCTGGTACGCAGGGAGGTCGTCCGGCTCTATACCCCCGGCACACTCATCGACAGCGAATTCCTTCCCTCCACGGAATCCAACGTGCTGGCCGCGGTATCCGTGCGCCTTCGTTCCGCAGGGACTGGACTCAAAGAATGTTCCTACGGCCTTGCTACGCTTGAAGTCTCAACGGGAGACTACTGGCTCAGTGAGTTTCATGGGCCACAAGCAGAGGCCGCGTTGCGGGACGAACTGGCGCGCCTTGAACCGAAAGAATTGCTGTTTCCAGAGGATCTCTCCCCGGGCAAACTACAGTGGACTGCCGATCTGACCGGTCCCCGATGCTGCACGCAACCTGCAACCTGGTTCGACCAGGAGCAAGGTCGCATCGCGTTACAGGAACAGTTTCACGTACATTCCCTGGAAGCCTTCGGCTGCCACCTCCTCACACTGGGCATTCAGGCCGGGGCAGCGGTGTTGCGCTACGTCAGGGAGACCCAACCGTCGGCTCCGCTCGACCATATCCGTCCGCCACGCGTGAGACAGGATCGTGACGCCATGCACCTGGACAGCGTCACCATCCGTAACCTGGAACTCGTCAGGCCTGCCGGTCGCGCGGAAGAATCGTCGAACCAGTCCGCCTATACATTATTGGGCGTTCTGGATCGTACCGTCACCGCCATGGGAAGCCGGTTGCTCCGTGAGTGGCTCCTGCGGCCATTGGTCAACAGTTCGGCAATCGAGGTCCGACTGACAGCAGTTGACGAACTCAAACGACAGATCGACGCACGAGTTCGCCTCCGAACAGCCTTGCGAACCGTCCAGGACATTTCCCGTCTCTGTAGCCGCATGTCCCTCGGAGTTGCCAATCCGCGAGACGTCCTCGCGCTGAAGATTTCGGTCTCTTCGCTCCCCGCCATTCAGTCCGAATTATCCGCGCTCGATTCTCCACTCATCGCCGACCTGAGGTCGTCATGGGACAACGCTCAGGATCTCTACGAATTGATCGAAGGAGCCATTGAACAGGAGGCGCCCGTATCAATTCGCGACGGCAGCATCCTGAAGAGCGGCTTCCACCCCGAGGTCGATGAGCTTCGAAAGGCAAGCCGGGAGGGCAAAGGCTGGATTGCCGGCCTGGAAGCCAAAGAGCGTGAACGGACCGGCGTTGAGTCGCTTAAAATCAGATACAACCAAGTCTTTGGGTACTATATAGAAGTCACAAAGGCCAATCTCGGGAACGTACCGCCCGACTACATCCGCAAGCAAACTCTGGTCAATGCCGAGCGCTTCATGACTGCCGAGTTGAAGGAACTCGAAGAGCGGGTCACGGGAGCCGACACAAAACTGACCGCCCTGGAGCAAGCACTGTTCGAACAAATCCGGACACGACTCGCTGCGGAAACATCCCGTCTTCAGGAGATCAGCCGCCGATTGGCCACCCTTGATGTAATCGCCGCCCTCGCGGAAACCGCCGCGCTCAATCGCTACGCGCGACCAACCGTCGACGAAGGTGATGGACTTCATATTATTCAAGGACGACACCCGGTCGTCGAACGCCTTGAACTTTCCGGTGGATTTATCCCGAACGATACCCATCTGGATCTGGCTACCAGCCGGCTGCACATTCTGACCGGCCCCAACATGGCCGGGAAGAGCACCTACCTCAGACAGGTCGCTCTGATTGCCTTGATGGCGCAGATGGGGAGCTTTGTCCCCGCCACGGAAGCCCACATCGGACTGACTGATCGCATTTTCACCAGAGTCGGCGCCTCCGACAACCTCGCAGGTGGCCAGAGTACCTTCATGGTTGAGATGACGGAATCAGCCCATATCCTCAACTGCGCCACACCTCGCAGCTTGATCCTCCTGGATGAAATCGGACGCGGCACGAGCACCTACGACGGGCTGAGCATTGCCTGGGCAATTGCAGAATACATCCAGGATCCTCAGCGTCTCGGCGCGCGCACGCTCTTCGCGACCCATTATCACGAAATGACCCAATTGGAGAGTCTACGAGAAGGGATCACGAACTATTGCGTTGCAGTTCAGGAGCGTGATGGGAAGGTACTATTTCTGCGTAAGATTATTCGTGGAGGCGCCGATCGCAGCTATGGAATCCATGTTGCTCAACTGGCAGGTCTTCCTGAACAGGTGATACATAGGGCCAAGACCGTCCTTGCTCAACTTGAGTCCTCTTCGTCATCCGGACGGCCAGTGCAGGAGAACCAGCAGTCGCTTCAATTTGATGCCACGCTCCCGGCGCCTCATCCTATGCTTGAGGAGGTTCGCCAAATGGATCTCTTCTCCATGACCCCCCTTGATGCACTCAATCGGCTCGCTGAGCTGCAACAACGGCTGCTGAAGGAATAG
- a CDS encoding homoserine dehydrogenase has product MKSEIGVGLIGFGTVGTGVARVLIENAELIRRRVGVPVKLVRIADLDITRDRGTAIPPGVLTTDIQQVVTDPRVDIVIELIGGYDFAKRVILDAIQRGKHVVTANKALLAVHGEEIFAAASRQGIDLGFEASVGGGIPVIRALMEGLAANNIQSIYGIINGTSNYILSRMTSEGQRFDVVLEEAKRAGYAEADPTFDVAGIDSAHKLTIMVSLAYGTPVNFKEIYTEGITGLTPLDIAYAKEFGFTIKLLAIAKYSEGEIEARVHPTMVPSASQIAKVDGVYNAIQLVGDAVEDVVLYGRGAGSMPTGSAVVSDVMAIARNLLKDAAGRVPPASYQPDQRRPLRMRPMEEITSLYYIRFMVVDRPGVLSQIAGVLGRYGISISSVLQQGRKEGQTVPVVIMTHMAKERDIQNALREINPMSYISEPTTLIRVEGRDE; this is encoded by the coding sequence ATGAAGAGTGAGATCGGCGTCGGGTTAATCGGATTTGGAACGGTCGGCACCGGTGTGGCTCGGGTGCTGATCGAAAATGCTGAGCTGATTCGTCGGCGGGTGGGCGTGCCCGTCAAGCTGGTTCGCATCGCGGACCTCGACATCACGCGCGATCGCGGCACTGCGATTCCTCCGGGCGTGCTCACGACGGATATTCAGCAAGTCGTCACGGATCCACGGGTGGATATCGTCATCGAATTGATCGGCGGCTATGACTTCGCCAAGCGCGTGATTCTGGATGCCATTCAGCGTGGTAAACATGTAGTCACGGCCAACAAGGCCTTGCTGGCCGTGCATGGTGAAGAGATCTTTGCCGCGGCGTCGCGTCAAGGCATCGACCTCGGCTTCGAGGCGAGCGTGGGCGGCGGAATTCCAGTCATCCGCGCATTGATGGAAGGATTGGCTGCGAATAATATTCAGTCGATCTATGGCATCATCAACGGCACCTCGAACTATATTCTCAGCCGGATGACCAGTGAAGGGCAGCGTTTTGACGTGGTGTTGGAGGAGGCGAAACGTGCCGGCTACGCAGAGGCCGACCCCACGTTCGATGTGGCGGGCATTGATTCGGCGCACAAACTGACCATCATGGTCAGTCTGGCTTACGGCACGCCTGTCAATTTCAAAGAGATCTACACAGAAGGTATCACCGGGCTCACGCCGCTCGACATTGCCTACGCGAAGGAGTTCGGGTTTACCATCAAGCTGCTGGCGATCGCAAAATACTCCGAGGGCGAGATCGAGGCACGCGTGCATCCGACGATGGTGCCGTCGGCTTCCCAAATCGCCAAGGTCGACGGTGTCTACAATGCGATCCAGCTGGTGGGCGATGCCGTCGAAGATGTGGTGCTGTATGGTCGGGGCGCGGGGTCGATGCCGACGGGAAGTGCGGTCGTGAGCGATGTCATGGCCATCGCGCGCAATCTCCTCAAAGATGCCGCCGGGCGTGTCCCGCCTGCATCCTATCAGCCCGATCAGCGTCGGCCGTTGCGCATGCGGCCGATGGAAGAAATAACCTCGCTCTACTACATTCGCTTTATGGTGGTCGATCGGCCGGGCGTCTTGTCGCAGATTGCCGGAGTCCTGGGTCGTTATGGGATCAGCATTTCGTCGGTGTTGCAGCAGGGACGCAAAGAGGGGCAGACGGTGCCGGTCGTCATCATGACACATATGGCAAAGGAGCGGGACATTCAGAACGCGCTCCGTGAAATCAACCCCATGTCCTACATCTCCGAGCCCACGACGCTGATCAGGGTCGAAGGGCGGGATGAATGA
- a CDS encoding phosphoglycerate mutase encodes MKYLILHADGMADLACPELGGKTPLQAAATPNLDQIAQRGEVGLLSLPSEAGAAGSDVTSVAVLGYDPKKYYPGPGPLEAAGLGVTVGEQDVVFRCTMVTVRGESASGSKDRATDIKKLGPHVLMEDATAGLIDTEQARELLEAVNEQLGSESIQFYPGSGHRHLMVWVGGKSRATCLDPQPLVGRSIADALPSGDGADVLRKIMDAAFFILRDHPVNEEREQEGLKPANCLWLWGQGRAAVWPPLPERYQIAGVVVSSSDVHRGVGVCAGLDAVELPLADGNDANEFTGCVQTAVQELGRKDFVYLHAGLSDDVLHATDVQEKVRAIERFDTQVVGPILSALAAHPAYRLLVVCDPGLSKGHGSEVPPILYALCDSAAKPSAGVTKRFHEQDANIAGTAPRDATKLMLRLFPRGV; translated from the coding sequence ATGAAATATTTGATCCTGCATGCCGACGGGATGGCAGATCTCGCGTGTCCGGAACTCGGTGGAAAAACCCCGCTTCAAGCGGCCGCAACTCCGAACCTTGACCAGATCGCCCAGCGTGGCGAGGTGGGGTTGTTGAGCCTTCCCTCGGAAGCCGGAGCCGCTGGAAGTGATGTCACCAGTGTGGCTGTGCTGGGATATGATCCGAAAAAGTATTATCCGGGCCCAGGCCCACTGGAGGCGGCCGGTCTCGGCGTCACGGTGGGTGAGCAGGACGTGGTGTTCCGGTGCACCATGGTGACGGTGCGGGGGGAGTCTGCCTCCGGTAGCAAAGATCGAGCAACCGACATCAAGAAACTCGGGCCGCATGTCCTCATGGAGGACGCGACCGCCGGTCTCATTGACACGGAGCAGGCTCGTGAGTTGCTCGAAGCGGTGAATGAACAGCTTGGCTCGGAGTCGATTCAGTTTTACCCCGGTTCCGGGCATCGGCACCTTATGGTCTGGGTCGGAGGGAAATCCCGCGCGACGTGTCTCGATCCGCAACCGTTGGTCGGCCGGTCGATCGCCGATGCGTTACCGAGCGGTGACGGCGCCGACGTGCTGCGCAAGATCATGGATGCGGCGTTTTTCATCCTGCGCGACCATCCGGTGAATGAGGAACGTGAGCAGGAGGGGTTGAAGCCCGCCAATTGCCTGTGGTTGTGGGGCCAGGGCCGTGCCGCCGTGTGGCCGCCCTTGCCGGAGCGATACCAGATCGCCGGTGTGGTGGTGTCATCCAGTGATGTCCATCGTGGAGTTGGGGTGTGCGCCGGGTTGGATGCGGTCGAGCTTCCGCTTGCCGACGGAAACGATGCGAATGAGTTCACGGGTTGCGTCCAAACGGCGGTGCAGGAATTGGGCAGGAAGGATTTCGTCTATCTGCATGCCGGGCTTTCCGACGACGTGTTGCATGCGACGGATGTCCAGGAGAAGGTGCGGGCCATTGAGCGGTTCGATACTCAGGTCGTCGGGCCGATTCTTTCTGCACTGGCGGCGCATCCAGCCTATCGGTTGCTGGTCGTGTGTGATCCCGGCCTCTCGAAGGGCCACGGTTCTGAGGTTCCGCCGATCCTGTATGCGCTGTGTGATAGTGCCGCCAAGCCGTCGGCCGGAGTCACCAAGCGGTTTCACGAGCAGGATGCGAATATCGCCGGGACCGCGCCTCGCGATGCCACGAAGTTGATGTTGCGATTATTCCCGCGCGGAGTATAG